One genomic window of Pantanalinema sp. includes the following:
- the ricT gene encoding regulatory iron-sulfur-containing complex subunit RicT, translating into MIAAIRTRTGDLHLLSPADDSLSRGDFVVYETERGLDCSPVIGVPSAVRHEHGAMPTVRFIRLATDQDMLQLDSKWSEEVRAHGIGIEKIAAHGLPMKLVETVYTLDYSRLTFFYTADNRVDFRALLKDLTTTFRRTRIELRQIGVRNAAGLMGGVGPCGRELCCSTFLKEFAPITIKLAKDQNLPLNPSKISGLCGRLMCCLSYEHEMYLEIKEELPMVGSRVRTDEGTGYVIEQVVLKEAVKVEINDDLVVEVPVSKLRDHPKTQQE; encoded by the coding sequence TTGATCGCGGCGATCCGTACCCGAACGGGCGATCTGCACCTTCTCTCCCCGGCCGACGACTCGCTGAGCCGGGGTGATTTCGTGGTGTACGAGACCGAGCGTGGCCTCGACTGCTCGCCGGTGATCGGGGTGCCGAGCGCCGTGCGCCACGAGCACGGCGCCATGCCGACGGTGCGCTTCATCCGCCTTGCGACCGACCAGGACATGCTCCAGCTCGACAGCAAGTGGAGCGAGGAAGTCCGCGCCCATGGGATCGGCATCGAGAAGATCGCCGCCCACGGCCTGCCCATGAAGCTCGTCGAGACCGTCTACACGCTCGACTACAGCCGCCTGACCTTCTTCTACACGGCCGACAACCGGGTGGACTTCAGGGCCCTGCTCAAGGACCTCACCACCACCTTCCGCCGCACCCGCATCGAGCTGCGCCAGATCGGCGTGCGCAACGCGGCGGGCCTGATGGGCGGGGTCGGCCCCTGCGGCCGCGAGCTCTGCTGCTCGACCTTCCTCAAGGAGTTCGCGCCCATCACCATCAAGCTCGCCAAGGACCAGAACCTCCCCCTCAACCCGAGCAAGATCAGCGGCCTTTGCGGCCGCCTGATGTGCTGCCTGTCGTACGAGCACGAGATGTACCTCGAGATCAAGGAAGAGCTGCCGATGGTCGGCAGCCGCGTCCGCACCGACGAGGGCACCGGCTACGTGATCGAGCAGGTGGTCCTGAAGGAGGCCGTCAAGGTCGAGATCAACGACGACCTCGTCGTCGAGGTCCCCGTCTCGAAGCTACGCGATCACCCCAAGACGCAGCAGGAGTAA
- a CDS encoding diguanylate cyclase, with protein METLAPLSQEDLQNLVAVATRIPPTTNWDFLKTTLRDVLAANAPGVDAAVWLPSPDGLVPLTANAQAVFSSFVTDHDVEDYAREPAEFTMIPPGYRQAIVANRQTFGQLLIAGDRSREDFLRHLSGVIAPPLGLAALAVQLGDEVSKRTSTDKLTGLWNRQYFNERFREECERLVRSKETGAVAIVSLDNFAALARTMAPEDQNALFAEVGQAVRQVIRQTDWGVRWDNFDLLFYFPSTSAEAAVEVLKRFTRKMVTTSPILEPISGVSSTLETTSPRALVQLATRRLDLARKDGNRRVICFATPGGGLQFYREETEA; from the coding sequence ATGGAAACACTGGCCCCCCTGTCGCAAGAAGACCTTCAAAATCTCGTCGCGGTCGCGACCCGGATTCCCCCCACCACCAACTGGGACTTCCTCAAGACGACGCTGCGCGACGTGCTCGCGGCAAACGCCCCGGGCGTCGACGCGGCGGTCTGGCTGCCGAGCCCCGACGGGCTGGTGCCACTCACGGCCAACGCCCAGGCGGTGTTCTCCTCTTTCGTCACGGATCACGACGTCGAGGACTACGCCCGCGAGCCCGCCGAGTTCACCATGATCCCGCCCGGCTACCGCCAGGCCATCGTGGCCAATCGCCAGACCTTCGGCCAGCTCCTGATCGCGGGCGATCGCTCCCGCGAGGACTTCCTGCGTCACCTCTCGGGCGTCATCGCCCCGCCGCTCGGCCTCGCGGCCCTCGCCGTCCAGCTGGGCGACGAGGTCTCCAAGCGCACCTCCACCGACAAGCTGACCGGTCTGTGGAACCGCCAGTACTTCAACGAGCGCTTCCGCGAAGAGTGCGAGCGCCTCGTGCGCTCCAAGGAGACGGGTGCCGTCGCCATCGTCAGCCTCGACAACTTCGCGGCCCTCGCGCGCACCATGGCCCCCGAGGACCAGAACGCGCTCTTCGCCGAGGTCGGTCAGGCCGTTCGCCAGGTGATCCGCCAGACGGACTGGGGCGTGCGCTGGGACAACTTCGACCTGCTCTTCTACTTCCCGTCCACCTCGGCCGAGGCGGCCGTCGAGGTCCTCAAGCGCTTCACCCGCAAGATGGTCACGACCTCGCCCATCCTCGAGCCCATCTCGGGCGTCAGCTCGACCCTCGAGACCACCAGCCCCCGGGCCCTGGTCCAGCTCGCGACCCGCCGCCTGGACCTCGCCCGCAAGGACGGCAACCGCCGCGTCATCTGCTTCGCCACCCCAGGAGGAGGCCTCCAATTCTACCGGGAAGAGACGGAAGCCTAA
- a CDS encoding DNA polymerase III subunit delta', with product MRMLRAALAQPSHAYLFVGPPQVGKTATALAFAQALNCTEPQAGDACGACVECRSIANSNHPDVRFVRPSEGKKVFAVEDVRKLVEEAGWKAYRARHKVYVIPTELLNVQGANTLLKTIEEPQPGTVLILVATSLDHVLPTLVSRCQPVFFGPVAPEAIAPWLTAEHGVSPDRAQHLARISDGRIGWALAVSKSGDLPEPALLAADTYAAAIQEAERLAGEEAETQLLAVEALIAQVRDIMVYQQTGRPDWIARPEQASRATNRHLPLGYWLRVIKRLEAARRQLMGHANGKLLWTVLAGDLQPTALERSGR from the coding sequence GTGCGCATGCTGCGCGCGGCCCTCGCCCAGCCTTCGCACGCCTACCTCTTCGTCGGCCCACCCCAGGTGGGCAAGACGGCCACGGCCCTGGCCTTCGCCCAGGCCCTCAACTGCACCGAGCCCCAGGCCGGTGACGCCTGCGGCGCCTGCGTCGAGTGCCGCTCCATCGCCAACTCCAACCACCCCGACGTGCGCTTCGTGCGGCCCAGCGAGGGCAAGAAGGTCTTCGCGGTCGAGGACGTCCGCAAGCTGGTCGAGGAGGCGGGCTGGAAGGCCTACCGTGCCCGCCACAAGGTCTACGTCATCCCCACCGAGCTGCTCAACGTGCAGGGCGCCAACACCCTGCTCAAGACCATCGAGGAGCCCCAGCCAGGCACCGTCCTGATCCTCGTCGCCACCAGCCTCGACCACGTGCTGCCGACCCTGGTCTCGCGCTGCCAGCCCGTCTTCTTCGGGCCGGTCGCCCCCGAGGCGATCGCTCCGTGGCTTACGGCCGAGCACGGGGTCTCCCCCGATCGCGCCCAGCACCTGGCGAGGATCTCGGACGGCCGGATCGGCTGGGCGCTCGCCGTTTCCAAGTCCGGCGACCTCCCCGAGCCCGCCCTGCTCGCCGCCGACACCTACGCCGCCGCGATCCAGGAGGCCGAGCGCCTCGCCGGCGAGGAGGCCGAGACCCAGCTGCTCGCCGTCGAGGCCCTCATCGCCCAGGTTCGTGATATCATGGTCTACCAGCAGACTGGGCGTCCCGACTGGATCGCGCGACCCGAGCAGGCCTCGCGCGCAACCAACCGACACCTTCCGCTCGGGTACTGGCTGCGGGTGATCAAGCGCCTCGAGGCCGCCCGTCGCCAGCTGATGGGTCACGCCAACGGCAAGCTCCTCTGGACCGTGCTCGCGGGCGACCTTCAACCGACGGCCCTCGAGCGATCGGGCCGCTAG
- a CDS encoding sugar ABC transporter permease, whose product MSTRTSSRAKLTPFLFLAPAGLILGVFWFLPALMAVLTSFTHVSLGSSTDLLSQFRWIGLDNYLALARDPLFLKAFVNSWIYLLGVVPPLVVLPLLLAILVNVPMRGIGFFRAAYYLPVVIPIVVVGLTWKWLYAENGLVNYVAEALFPWLLQHPVPWLSLPETALGAVMAVTIWKGLGYYMVIYLAGLQGIPRDIYESADLDGAGRFQRHLYLTLPLMLPQMGLVGIISCINALKVFAEIWVLTKGGPLDSTTTMVYYLYQQAFENLNMGYASAIGMALFAMTLALSMLNKYYTERFSLN is encoded by the coding sequence ATGAGCACGCGCACCTCATCCCGGGCGAAGCTGACGCCCTTCCTCTTCCTCGCGCCGGCCGGGCTCATCCTGGGGGTGTTCTGGTTCCTGCCCGCCCTGATGGCGGTGCTGACCTCCTTCACCCACGTGAGCCTCGGCTCCAGCACGGACCTGCTCTCCCAGTTCCGGTGGATCGGGCTGGACAACTACCTGGCGCTCGCGCGCGACCCCTTGTTCCTCAAGGCCTTCGTCAACTCCTGGATCTACCTGCTCGGCGTGGTGCCGCCCTTGGTCGTGCTGCCCCTGCTGCTCGCGATCCTGGTCAACGTGCCCATGCGGGGCATCGGCTTCTTCCGGGCGGCCTACTACCTTCCGGTCGTCATCCCCATCGTGGTGGTCGGCCTCACCTGGAAGTGGCTCTACGCCGAGAACGGCCTCGTCAACTACGTCGCAGAGGCCCTCTTCCCCTGGCTGCTCCAGCACCCGGTGCCTTGGCTGAGCCTGCCCGAGACCGCCCTGGGCGCGGTGATGGCGGTGACGATCTGGAAGGGGCTCGGCTACTACATGGTCATCTACCTGGCGGGACTCCAGGGGATCCCGCGCGACATCTACGAATCGGCGGACCTGGACGGCGCCGGGCGCTTCCAGCGCCACCTGTACCTCACCCTGCCGCTCATGCTGCCTCAGATGGGCCTGGTGGGCATCATCTCGTGCATCAACGCCCTCAAGGTGTTCGCCGAGATCTGGGTGCTGACCAAGGGCGGTCCCCTGGACTCGACCACGACCATGGTCTACTACCTGTACCAGCAGGCCTTCGAGAACCTGAACATGGGCTACGCGAGCGCCATCGGCATGGCGCTGTTCGCCATGACCCTCGCGCTCTCGATGCTGAACAAGTACTACACCGAGCGCTTCTCACTGAACTGA
- a CDS encoding IPT/TIG domain-containing protein, with product MRRIALLLACCLLLSGCLPPGLLFPRTGNRSAPGGTPDLLGHVGGPAPGLHGSVSFATRSAQGALEEVAVGATVSLINTGSNQTAVTGLTDTLGNFALAMPRGFRPDPTAVYYLEAVKGIGGNLPGNPAVRIRTIAKYRSGGWVTLSSNLPNGGIRLSPASTALAIGAALLRDAGRTLSLDALLGSLSGSAYAPVEGLSGADFESVKGIVAACLAERRDPLASVGFNTATGSWERTGASMPMIVSAIVPPSADPGTQVSFTGQGFIPGDTAVARFNGTPQTASSLSAVAAEVTVPAGATSGQTTLQIGSVIALGPLFTVPVRIQGLSRLEGDAGTSLTVSGTGFDPSTLSHNEVWFGGSPGTVTEVTPTHLVVTVPTDALAGPLTVSVLGSSAESEDTFYPTLRLTGFSPASGAPGETVTLVGTGFHTVPAQNQVNFGGIPGLNATPQPGGLAVTVPPGAMSGPIEVIVNGTHAASDLSFTLAGQGPPFANALIETIAGTNRLVGAVQANNWPLMGSDIAISPSGAQYLATVHGVVMVTPDGVATMLVSAAELDNGILRRLACDEQGRLYIGTMSRIYRYAPGEGLSHVAGNGGGTTSGDGGSAPLAGISYLKGLAVDHLGDVYFIDNARIRKIDPSGLVATVAGPGSGYLGDGGPADQATLYDPRALAVDPQGAIYVSDFANHRIRRIDANGVITTVAGNGIASNGCDGPAGSTPVTPLGLALGPNGVLYFADFWFSGQQNYRLRTLDLSTGMISSRVQNGMAYLDARGVAGVLSNFCPEQVAVSPDGGVFAVESIRTLKWGPSTDALRVAIGNETTDFGGDGIQAKQARLFHPDGLAKDASGNLYVADSYNNRVRKISPSGIITTVAGNGTSDGPAHDGMPAIEASLGRTTDVAVGSLGLYVACADSHRVWRVDPDGTLRAVIGNGNPGQGGDGGPAVDAQLARPVALCLDPGGTLFVAESDGRRIRRIGPDQRVSTIAGNGDAGYYGEGGLATATGIGTPAGLACDAEGRLYLSDQQNHAIRRIEADGTIWTVAGGFGSGYGGDEGPAYQGRLAMPAKLSYDGSTLYVADSGNHCIRAIDSAGVIRTVAGLPEQGGFGNDGGAARAAMLCGPGAILADPGQGRLLVADSENNRIRGVR from the coding sequence ATGCGACGCATCGCCCTCTTGCTTGCCTGCTGCTTGCTCCTTTCCGGGTGCCTTCCGCCCGGCCTCCTCTTCCCCCGCACCGGCAACAGAAGCGCCCCCGGCGGCACCCCTGACCTGCTCGGACACGTTGGGGGCCCGGCTCCGGGGCTTCACGGCAGCGTGAGCTTCGCGACGCGCAGCGCGCAGGGAGCGCTCGAGGAGGTGGCCGTGGGGGCGACCGTCTCGCTGATCAACACCGGCAGCAACCAGACGGCCGTCACGGGCCTGACCGACACGCTCGGCAACTTCGCGCTCGCGATGCCCCGCGGCTTCAGGCCCGACCCGACGGCGGTCTATTACCTGGAGGCGGTGAAGGGCATCGGCGGCAACTTGCCAGGGAATCCCGCCGTTCGGATCCGGACGATCGCGAAGTATCGAAGCGGCGGCTGGGTCACGCTCAGCAGCAACTTGCCGAACGGCGGGATCCGGCTGAGCCCCGCCTCGACTGCGCTCGCCATCGGGGCGGCGCTGCTTCGAGATGCCGGGCGCACCCTCTCACTCGATGCGTTGCTCGGAAGCCTATCGGGGAGCGCCTATGCTCCGGTCGAGGGCCTCTCGGGCGCGGACTTCGAGAGCGTGAAGGGCATCGTCGCGGCGTGCCTCGCCGAGCGCCGGGATCCGCTCGCGAGCGTGGGCTTCAACACCGCGACCGGATCGTGGGAGCGCACCGGAGCCAGCATGCCCATGATCGTCTCCGCCATCGTTCCCCCGAGCGCCGATCCCGGCACCCAGGTGAGCTTCACGGGGCAGGGGTTCATCCCCGGGGACACTGCTGTCGCGCGCTTCAACGGCACCCCCCAGACCGCGAGCAGCCTGAGCGCCGTCGCCGCGGAGGTCACCGTCCCCGCCGGGGCCACCTCGGGCCAGACCACCCTCCAGATCGGCAGCGTGATAGCGCTCGGCCCCCTGTTCACGGTGCCCGTCAGGATCCAGGGGCTCTCGCGCCTGGAAGGGGATGCGGGCACCAGCTTGACGGTGAGCGGCACGGGCTTCGATCCCTCCACCCTGTCGCACAACGAGGTCTGGTTCGGCGGATCGCCCGGCACCGTCACCGAGGTGACTCCGACCCACCTCGTCGTCACCGTTCCGACCGACGCGCTCGCCGGGCCCCTCACAGTCTCGGTCCTGGGCAGCAGCGCCGAGAGCGAGGACACCTTCTACCCCACCCTTCGCCTCACGGGCTTCAGCCCCGCGAGTGGCGCCCCCGGCGAGACCGTCACCCTCGTCGGCACCGGCTTTCACACGGTCCCCGCCCAAAACCAGGTGAACTTCGGGGGGATCCCGGGGCTCAACGCGACCCCCCAGCCCGGCGGCCTCGCCGTCACCGTCCCACCGGGAGCCATGAGCGGGCCGATCGAGGTCATCGTCAATGGCACGCATGCCGCGAGCGACCTGAGCTTCACCCTCGCCGGCCAAGGGCCTCCCTTCGCGAACGCCCTCATCGAGACGATCGCGGGCACCAACCGGCTCGTGGGTGCCGTGCAGGCCAATAACTGGCCCCTCATGGGGAGCGACATCGCCATCTCCCCATCGGGCGCTCAGTACCTCGCCACGGTCCACGGGGTGGTCATGGTGACGCCCGATGGGGTAGCGACCATGCTGGTCAGCGCCGCGGAGCTGGACAATGGCATCCTGCGCCGCCTCGCCTGCGATGAACAGGGTCGACTCTACATCGGCACGATGAGCCGTATCTATCGATACGCCCCTGGCGAAGGGCTGAGCCATGTCGCGGGCAACGGCGGCGGGACCACTTCCGGTGACGGTGGATCGGCCCCCCTTGCGGGAATCTCCTACCTGAAGGGCCTGGCCGTCGATCACCTGGGAGACGTCTACTTCATCGACAACGCGAGGATCCGCAAGATCGACCCCAGCGGCCTCGTCGCCACCGTCGCAGGCCCGGGCAGCGGATATCTGGGGGACGGAGGTCCCGCGGACCAGGCGACGCTGTACGATCCCCGGGCGCTAGCCGTCGATCCTCAAGGAGCGATCTACGTCTCGGATTTCGCCAACCACCGGATCCGTCGCATCGACGCGAACGGGGTGATCACCACCGTCGCCGGCAACGGCATCGCCTCGAACGGCTGCGACGGGCCGGCAGGCAGCACCCCGGTGACCCCACTGGGACTGGCGCTCGGGCCAAACGGGGTGCTCTACTTCGCGGATTTCTGGTTCTCCGGCCAGCAGAACTACCGCCTGCGGACCCTCGATCTTTCGACCGGGATGATATCGAGCAGGGTCCAAAACGGCATGGCCTATCTGGATGCACGCGGCGTGGCCGGGGTGCTCTCGAACTTCTGTCCGGAACAGGTCGCGGTCTCCCCCGACGGGGGGGTCTTCGCCGTCGAGAGCATTCGCACGCTGAAGTGGGGACCTTCGACCGACGCCCTCAGGGTCGCCATCGGGAACGAGACGACCGACTTCGGCGGGGACGGCATTCAAGCCAAGCAGGCCCGGCTGTTTCACCCCGACGGGCTCGCCAAGGACGCCTCGGGCAATCTCTACGTCGCCGACAGCTACAACAACCGCGTGCGCAAGATCAGCCCGAGCGGCATCATCACCACCGTCGCCGGCAACGGCACGAGCGATGGCCCCGCCCACGACGGCATGCCCGCAATCGAGGCATCGCTCGGCCGCACGACGGACGTGGCCGTCGGCAGCCTCGGCCTCTACGTCGCCTGCGCCGACTCTCACCGGGTCTGGCGCGTGGATCCGGACGGCACGCTGAGGGCGGTCATCGGCAACGGGAACCCGGGCCAGGGCGGCGACGGAGGCCCGGCCGTCGATGCCCAGCTCGCGCGACCCGTCGCGCTCTGCCTGGATCCAGGCGGCACCCTCTTCGTCGCCGAGAGCGACGGCAGGCGGATCCGAAGGATCGGACCCGACCAGCGCGTCAGCACGATCGCCGGCAACGGCGACGCAGGCTACTACGGCGAAGGGGGCCTGGCCACCGCGACCGGGATCGGGACCCCTGCGGGCCTCGCCTGCGACGCCGAAGGGCGGCTGTACCTTTCGGACCAGCAGAACCACGCCATCCGCCGGATCGAAGCGGACGGCACGATCTGGACGGTCGCCGGGGGATTCGGATCGGGGTACGGCGGCGACGAAGGACCTGCCTATCAGGGACGGCTTGCCATGCCTGCCAAGCTCTCGTATGACGGCTCGACCCTCTACGTTGCGGACAGCGGCAATCACTGCATCCGAGCGATCGATTCGGCGGGCGTCATCCGGACCGTGGCGGGCCTCCCCGAGCAAGGTGGATTCGGCAACGACGGGGGGGCAGCGAGGGCGGCGATGCTCTGCGGACCCGGGGCGATCCTGGCGGATCCCGGCCAGGGGCGGCTGCTGGTGGCGGACTCGGAAAATAACCGGATCCGCGGCGTGCGCTGA
- the murI gene encoding glutamate racemase, protein MTAAPIGLYDSGLGGLSVAREVFRQLPHETIAYIGDTARVPYGGRSPEELLDFNREILGLLLAQGVKAVVVACNTSSAIALPVLDAECPVPILGLIEAGARAAASGGRRIGIIATEATIRSRAHLRAIEALEQPCEVFPLACPNLVPMIEAGVWEGPEAEATVFESLAPLLDAKLDTLILGCTHYPFVREVIQGILGAGVRLVDPAEEAVRALGEILAANDLLSSERRGPHRIMASGDPADFGHSATRLLGDVIDRVEGIRVKEALPLAR, encoded by the coding sequence TTGACCGCCGCACCCATTGGCCTCTACGATTCAGGGCTCGGCGGCCTGAGCGTCGCGCGCGAGGTCTTCAGGCAGCTGCCCCACGAGACGATCGCCTACATCGGGGACACGGCGCGCGTGCCCTACGGGGGGCGCTCGCCCGAGGAGCTCCTCGATTTCAACCGGGAGATCCTCGGGCTGCTCCTGGCGCAGGGGGTCAAGGCGGTGGTCGTCGCCTGCAACACCAGCTCGGCGATTGCCCTGCCGGTCCTGGACGCCGAGTGCCCGGTGCCCATCCTCGGCCTGATCGAAGCGGGAGCCCGCGCGGCCGCCTCCGGGGGCCGCCGGATCGGGATCATCGCCACCGAGGCGACCATCCGCAGCCGCGCCCACCTGCGCGCCATCGAGGCCCTGGAGCAGCCCTGCGAGGTTTTCCCGCTCGCCTGCCCCAACCTGGTGCCCATGATCGAGGCGGGCGTCTGGGAAGGCCCCGAGGCCGAGGCGACGGTCTTCGAGAGCCTCGCGCCCCTGCTCGACGCGAAGCTCGACACCTTGATCCTCGGCTGCACCCACTACCCCTTCGTGCGCGAGGTCATTCAGGGGATCCTGGGCGCCGGCGTCCGGCTGGTGGACCCGGCCGAGGAGGCCGTCCGCGCGCTGGGCGAGATTCTCGCGGCGAACGACCTGCTTTCGAGCGAGCGCCGCGGCCCCCACCGGATCATGGCCAGCGGCGATCCGGCCGACTTCGGCCACTCGGCAACGCGCCTGTTGGGCGACGTCATCGACCGGGTCGAGGGCATCCGGGTCAAGGAAGCCCTTCCGCTCGCCCGTTGA
- a CDS encoding sugar ABC transporter substrate-binding protein: MSRTRIAATLALTLSLSFSLSACSKPASDGGRKVEFWTMALKPTFTGYLEGVIADFEQQNPGVKVEWVDVPGNAIEDKTLSSVSGGTPPDLVNLNPDFAQRLASKGALLDLSKQVPKDVQRSYFPYAIDASTVDGKLIGLPWYLSTQVAIYNKDLLAKAGLKTLPGTYRALAEQAPAFKAAGALPFIPNLGDGNRILELFALDGVPLLSADKKHAAFDTPEGRDTFAFWTGLFTRGTLPKEALSLDNREIVDRFQSGQSAVLPAGPQFLKQVRENAPQLYEKVDVAPQLAGKSGKVGVGVMNLVVPTTSRNQEDAIALATHVTNAANQLAFCKLAAILPSSREAADDPFFTPLGATASVEDRARKIAAEQLKRAELLVPPMPHQSELKKAMNDALQRAALGQLGSDEALKQAAAEWDRILATP; encoded by the coding sequence ATGTCCCGAACCCGGATCGCCGCGACGCTCGCGCTCACCCTCTCGTTGTCCTTTTCGCTCTCGGCCTGCTCCAAGCCGGCCTCCGACGGCGGGCGCAAGGTCGAATTCTGGACCATGGCGCTCAAGCCCACCTTCACGGGCTACCTCGAAGGCGTCATCGCCGACTTCGAGCAGCAGAACCCGGGGGTCAAGGTCGAATGGGTGGACGTGCCGGGCAACGCCATCGAGGACAAGACCCTCTCGTCGGTCAGCGGCGGCACCCCGCCGGATCTCGTCAACTTGAACCCCGACTTCGCCCAGCGCCTCGCGAGCAAGGGAGCTCTCCTGGACCTCTCCAAGCAGGTACCCAAGGACGTGCAGCGCAGCTACTTCCCGTATGCGATCGACGCCTCCACCGTCGACGGCAAGCTGATCGGCCTGCCCTGGTACCTCTCGACCCAGGTGGCGATCTACAACAAGGACCTGCTCGCCAAGGCCGGCCTCAAGACCCTGCCCGGCACCTACCGCGCCCTCGCCGAGCAGGCCCCGGCCTTCAAGGCCGCGGGCGCGCTCCCGTTCATCCCCAACCTGGGCGACGGCAACCGCATCCTCGAGCTCTTCGCCCTCGACGGGGTCCCCCTCCTGAGCGCCGACAAGAAGCACGCCGCCTTCGACACCCCCGAGGGCCGTGACACCTTCGCCTTCTGGACCGGGCTGTTCACCAGGGGCACCCTTCCCAAGGAGGCCCTTAGCCTCGACAACCGCGAGATCGTCGATCGCTTCCAGTCCGGCCAGTCCGCCGTCCTGCCCGCCGGCCCTCAGTTCCTCAAGCAGGTGCGCGAGAACGCCCCCCAGCTGTACGAGAAGGTCGACGTGGCCCCGCAGCTCGCCGGCAAGAGCGGCAAGGTGGGCGTCGGGGTCATGAACCTGGTGGTGCCCACCACCAGCCGCAACCAGGAGGATGCGATCGCGCTGGCGACCCACGTGACCAACGCCGCCAACCAGCTCGCCTTCTGCAAGCTCGCGGCCATCCTGCCCTCGTCGCGCGAGGCCGCCGACGATCCCTTCTTCACCCCCCTGGGCGCGACGGCCTCGGTCGAGGACCGGGCCCGCAAGATCGCCGCCGAGCAGCTCAAGCGCGCGGAGCTCCTGGTGCCCCCCATGCCCCACCAGAGCGAGCTCAAGAAGGCCATGAACGACGCCCTCCAGCGGGCCGCCCTCGGCCAGCTCGGCTCGGATGAGGCCCTCAAGCAGGCAGCCGCCGAGTGGGATCGGATCCTCGCCACGCCATGA